From one Streptomyces sp. SCSIO 30461 genomic stretch:
- a CDS encoding bifunctional glycosyltransferase family 2/GtrA family protein, translated as MRTDIALGTLPAREHLPVGAAGTPVLDVVIPVYNEEKDLEPCVRRLHDHLAGTFPYGFRITVADNASTDRTPEISAALDAAIPEVRAFRLEEKGRGRALRTVWGASDAPVLAYMDVDLSTDLNALLPLVAPLISGHSDLAIGSRLARSSRVVRGPKREFISRSYNLILRGSLQAHFSDAQCGFKAIRRDVAERLLPMVEDTGWFFDTELLVLAERAGLRIHEVPVDWVDDPDSTVHIVSTAVEDLKGVWRVGRALASGALPLDRLARPFGDDPRDREISGVPRGLARQLVGFCVVGALSTLFYLLLYSLFRLGFGPQLANTGALLVSAIANTAANRRLTFGVRGRERALRHQVQGLVVFGIGLALTSGSLALLDAAVGDASHSTELAVLVVANLAATVVRFVLLRAWVFPDRRDSTEAEGEAVSAPVVEPRAEPSPAMSGNSDHADHAAYADHGRNTAAQPGWFGERHGQYGHPRGGYGEHGRYGHQGRYDQYDQGNGDHGRPPTTNTRQHG; from the coding sequence ATGCGAACCGACATTGCGCTGGGCACCCTGCCGGCACGGGAGCATCTGCCCGTCGGGGCAGCCGGCACTCCCGTACTGGACGTCGTGATCCCCGTCTACAACGAAGAGAAGGACCTGGAGCCCTGTGTGCGGCGGCTCCACGACCATCTGGCAGGCACGTTCCCGTACGGGTTCAGGATCACCGTCGCCGACAACGCGAGCACCGACCGTACGCCCGAGATCTCGGCGGCGCTCGACGCGGCGATTCCCGAAGTGCGGGCCTTCCGGCTGGAGGAGAAGGGGCGCGGGCGGGCTCTGCGGACCGTCTGGGGCGCGTCCGACGCGCCCGTGCTCGCGTATATGGATGTGGACCTGTCCACCGACCTCAACGCCCTGCTGCCGCTTGTCGCGCCGCTGATCTCGGGCCACTCGGACCTGGCGATCGGCTCGCGGCTGGCGCGGTCGTCGCGGGTGGTCCGGGGGCCGAAGCGGGAGTTCATCTCGCGGTCCTACAACCTCATCCTGCGCGGATCGCTCCAGGCGCACTTCTCCGATGCCCAGTGCGGTTTCAAAGCCATCCGGCGCGATGTGGCCGAGCGGCTGCTGCCGATGGTCGAGGACACCGGCTGGTTCTTCGACACCGAACTGCTCGTGCTTGCCGAGCGGGCGGGGCTGCGCATCCACGAGGTGCCGGTGGACTGGGTGGACGACCCCGATTCCACGGTGCACATCGTCAGCACGGCGGTCGAGGACCTCAAGGGCGTCTGGCGGGTGGGCAGGGCCCTGGCATCCGGCGCCCTGCCGCTCGACCGCCTCGCCCGGCCGTTCGGCGACGACCCGAGGGACCGGGAGATCAGCGGAGTGCCGCGCGGGCTCGCCCGGCAACTGGTGGGCTTCTGCGTGGTCGGGGCGCTGTCGACGCTGTTCTATCTGCTCCTCTACTCCCTCTTCCGGTTGGGTTTCGGACCGCAACTCGCGAACACCGGAGCGCTGTTGGTCTCCGCCATCGCCAACACTGCGGCAAACCGGCGGCTCACCTTCGGTGTACGGGGCAGGGAGCGGGCACTGCGGCACCAGGTGCAGGGGCTGGTGGTCTTCGGGATCGGCCTCGCCTTGACGAGCGGTTCGCTCGCCCTTCTCGACGCGGCCGTCGGTGACGCCTCCCACAGCACGGAGCTCGCGGTCCTGGTCGTCGCCAACCTCGCGGCGACGGTGGTGCGGTTCGTGCTGCTGCGGGCGTGGGTGTTCCCGGACCGCCGTGACAGCACGGAGGCAGAGGGTGAAGCGGTGTCCGCACCCGTGGTCGAGCCTCGGGCCGAGCCGTCGCCGGCGATGAGCGGGAACTCCGATCACGCCGATCACGCCGCGTACGCCGATCACGGCCGCAACACCGCGGCGCAGCCGGGCTGGTTCGGCGAGCGGCACGGGCAGTACGGCCACCCCCGGGGCGGATACGGCGAGCACGGCCGGTACGGACATCAGGGGCGGTACGACCAGTACGACCAGGGCAACGGTGACCACGGCCGGCCACCGACGACGAACACGAGGCAGCACGGATGA
- a CDS encoding ISAs1 family transposase, with protein sequence MFVPPSFPVAAPVPHAPRLEALGESAAKEQVRCLVAEFESVTDPRGACGVRYRLSSLLALVVCAMTPSGHDSITAAAEWCRRATSEELAAFGLPYHPLLGRYRVPSEKTLRSVLGRLDPGEIGAASYDYLRPLLSAQPHRPEPVMPDGGAEREQRRAHRAAARAEPVRLRRRAIAVDGKCLRGARRPDCSRVFVLSAVRHGDGVTLASREIGAKTNEIPEFAPLLDRIDDADLAGVVVTADALHAQRDHAIYLRERGAHYLLTIKNNQRGQARQLHALPWKEIPVIHRDDARGHGRHEQRLVQVVTVEGLLFPHAAQVLRIQRRRRLYGAKKWSSETVYAITDLPAEEANAAEIASWARGHWTVENTVHWCRDVTFNEDKSQVRTHNAPAVLAALRDLIRSALKLAGYVNIAAGRRAHTERPRLLALYGIT encoded by the coding sequence GTGTTCGTTCCTCCATCATTCCCTGTCGCTGCCCCCGTGCCTCATGCGCCCCGCCTGGAAGCCCTCGGCGAGAGCGCCGCCAAGGAGCAAGTCCGCTGCCTGGTAGCCGAGTTCGAATCGGTCACTGATCCGAGAGGGGCTTGCGGAGTGCGGTACCGGCTCTCCTCGCTGCTGGCCCTGGTGGTCTGCGCGATGACCCCGTCCGGCCACGACTCGATCACCGCGGCGGCGGAGTGGTGCCGACGTGCGACGTCGGAGGAACTGGCCGCCTTCGGCTTGCCCTACCACCCACTCCTTGGCCGCTACCGGGTGCCGAGCGAGAAGACCCTGCGCAGCGTCCTGGGGCGGCTCGATCCCGGTGAGATCGGCGCGGCCAGCTACGACTACCTTCGGCCTCTGCTGTCCGCACAGCCTCACCGGCCGGAGCCGGTAATGCCCGACGGTGGGGCTGAGCGTGAACAGCGCCGGGCCCACCGGGCGGCCGCCCGCGCCGAGCCGGTACGGCTCCGGCGGCGGGCGATCGCGGTGGACGGCAAGTGCCTGCGCGGCGCGAGGCGCCCGGACTGCAGCCGGGTCTTCGTCCTGTCCGCCGTCCGTCACGGCGACGGTGTCACTCTCGCCTCCCGCGAGATCGGCGCGAAGACCAACGAAATCCCCGAGTTCGCACCTCTCCTCGACAGAATCGACGACGCGGATCTCGCGGGGGTGGTCGTTACCGCCGATGCCCTCCACGCCCAACGCGACCACGCCATCTACCTGCGCGAACGCGGCGCTCACTACCTGCTGACCATCAAGAACAACCAGCGCGGCCAGGCCCGTCAACTCCACGCCCTGCCCTGGAAGGAGATCCCCGTGATCCATCGCGACGACGCCCGGGGCCACGGCCGTCACGAGCAGCGGCTCGTGCAGGTCGTCACCGTCGAGGGCCTGCTCTTCCCGCACGCGGCCCAGGTCCTGCGGATCCAGCGCCGTCGCCGTCTCTACGGGGCGAAAAAATGGTCCAGCGAGACCGTCTACGCCATCACCGACCTGCCCGCCGAGGAAGCGAACGCAGCCGAGATCGCGTCCTGGGCTCGCGGGCACTGGACCGTGGAAAATACCGTCCACTGGTGTCGAGATGTCACCTTCAACGAGGACAAGTCCCAGGTCAGGACCCACAACGCGCCCGCCGTACTCGCTGCCCTCCGCGACCTGATCCGCAGCGCGCTCAAGCTCGCCGGCTACGTCAACATCGCCGCCGGACGACGAGCCCACACCGAGCGCCCCCGCCTCCTAGCCCTCTACGGCATCACATGA
- a CDS encoding antibiotic biosynthesis monooxygenase, whose protein sequence is MSDHLVAGIEPPYYTVVFTSRLRPDGDHDAYTETARRMEELVAGVPGFLGYESARTPGGLGITVGYFRDEEAIAAWRMDLEHQSAQRRGRAEWYERYSVHVGRVERSYGHVRAE, encoded by the coding sequence ATGAGCGATCACCTCGTGGCGGGGATCGAACCGCCCTACTACACCGTCGTGTTCACCTCCCGGCTGCGGCCTGATGGCGATCACGACGCGTACACCGAGACAGCCCGGCGCATGGAGGAACTCGTCGCCGGGGTGCCGGGCTTCCTCGGGTACGAGTCCGCCCGCACGCCGGGCGGTCTCGGGATCACCGTCGGGTACTTCCGGGACGAGGAGGCCATCGCCGCCTGGCGGATGGACCTGGAGCACCAGAGCGCGCAGCGGCGGGGCCGTGCGGAGTGGTACGAGCGGTACAGCGTCCATGTCGGTCGGGTGGAACGGAGTTACGGCCATGTGCGCGCCGAATAG
- a CDS encoding glycosyltransferase family 39 protein, which yields MTTASQGYDGPREHSTSDADSPLPPGWAFRKRNAAAAAEAPAAYTADASAPEPVATPTAAGSGTAGRLARLRQGRPGDASWVRPALLGLLLLTAVLYFYNLSSSGYANSFYSAAVQAGSESWKAFFFGSSDAGNSITVDKPPAALWPMALSVRLFGLGSWQILVPEVLMGVAAVGVLYAAVRRRFSAAAGMIAGGVLALTPVAALMFRFNNPDALLVLLTTVAVYCVLRALEDARTKWLLWAGVAVGFAFLTKTLQAFLVVPSLAAVYGVCAPTTLRRRLSQLALAGGALIVSGGWWVAIVELWPTGSRPYIGGSQSNSFLELTFGYNGFGRISGDEPGSVGGGGTRGGPGGGGWGETGIGRMFGDGSGGQISWLLPAALILLVAGLVLTWRGRAQRTDTAWAAFLVWGGCLVTTVAVFSFMAGIYHDYYTVALAPYIAALVGMGATLLWEERGRPAARAALAGTTAVTAVWAYVLLERAPDFVPWLGVLVLIGGVAAAVGLLFATSVGRRLTLGAAGLALATALAGPFAYTLATLDSGHQGSIVTAGPASGQRGPGGGGGRGPGGQTGGPGGGGMMQPGGRHQGGQGMVPGQGQGQLRGQGGGMPGGGMSQGGGMGRPGGQGQGAQGQNQGGGRGGGMGGLLNGAQVDAATTAKLKENASAYTWAAATVGAQNAASYQLAAEEAVMPIGGFNGTDPSPTLAQFKQYVAAGKIHYFIAGSGGMGDGGRGGESGSSSEVSTWVQENFSQVTVGDTTLYDLTARK from the coding sequence ATGACAACGGCATCACAGGGCTACGACGGCCCGCGCGAGCACAGCACGTCCGATGCCGACTCGCCGCTGCCTCCGGGCTGGGCCTTTCGGAAGCGGAACGCCGCAGCCGCCGCGGAGGCGCCCGCCGCGTACACGGCGGACGCCTCCGCGCCTGAGCCGGTCGCGACGCCTACCGCGGCGGGCTCCGGCACCGCCGGCCGGCTCGCCCGCCTCCGGCAGGGCCGGCCCGGCGACGCCAGTTGGGTGCGTCCCGCGCTACTCGGCCTGCTGCTGCTCACCGCGGTGCTGTACTTCTACAACCTCAGCTCCTCCGGCTACGCCAACTCCTTCTACTCCGCGGCCGTGCAGGCGGGCAGCGAGAGCTGGAAGGCGTTCTTCTTCGGATCCTCCGACGCCGGGAACTCCATCACCGTCGACAAGCCCCCGGCCGCGCTCTGGCCGATGGCCCTGTCCGTGCGCCTGTTCGGCCTCGGCTCCTGGCAGATCCTGGTGCCCGAGGTCCTGATGGGCGTGGCGGCGGTCGGCGTCCTGTACGCCGCCGTCCGCAGGCGGTTCAGCGCGGCCGCGGGAATGATCGCGGGCGGTGTGCTGGCGCTCACCCCGGTCGCCGCGCTGATGTTCCGCTTCAACAACCCCGACGCGCTGCTCGTTCTGCTGACGACGGTGGCGGTCTACTGTGTGCTGCGCGCTCTGGAGGACGCCAGGACGAAGTGGCTGCTGTGGGCCGGTGTCGCGGTGGGCTTCGCGTTTCTCACCAAGACCCTCCAGGCCTTCCTCGTCGTTCCGTCCCTCGCGGCGGTGTACGGGGTGTGCGCCCCGACGACCCTGCGGCGGCGGCTGAGCCAGCTCGCACTCGCGGGTGGGGCGCTGATCGTCTCGGGCGGCTGGTGGGTCGCGATCGTCGAGCTGTGGCCGACGGGCTCGCGTCCGTACATCGGCGGCTCGCAGTCCAACAGCTTTCTGGAGCTGACCTTCGGCTACAACGGCTTCGGCCGGATCAGTGGCGACGAGCCGGGCAGCGTGGGCGGCGGTGGAACGCGCGGTGGACCCGGTGGTGGTGGCTGGGGCGAGACCGGCATCGGTCGGATGTTCGGTGACGGCAGCGGCGGCCAGATCTCCTGGCTGCTGCCCGCCGCCCTGATCCTTCTGGTCGCCGGGCTGGTGCTCACCTGGCGCGGCCGGGCGCAGCGGACGGACACGGCATGGGCCGCGTTCCTGGTCTGGGGCGGTTGCCTGGTGACGACCGTCGCCGTCTTCAGTTTCATGGCGGGGATCTACCACGACTACTACACGGTGGCGCTTGCTCCGTACATCGCCGCACTCGTCGGTATGGGGGCGACGCTGCTGTGGGAGGAGCGCGGCCGGCCGGCCGCGCGGGCGGCTCTCGCTGGTACCACGGCGGTCACGGCGGTGTGGGCGTATGTGCTGCTTGAGCGGGCGCCCGACTTCGTGCCCTGGCTTGGCGTGCTGGTGCTGATCGGCGGGGTCGCCGCGGCGGTTGGGCTGCTGTTCGCCACCTCCGTCGGACGGCGTCTGACGCTGGGCGCCGCGGGGCTCGCCTTGGCGACCGCGCTCGCCGGGCCTTTCGCGTACACGCTCGCCACCCTGGACTCCGGTCACCAGGGATCGATCGTGACGGCCGGACCGGCGTCCGGGCAGCGTGGTCCGGGCGGTGGCGGCGGCCGCGGGCCCGGCGGCCAGACCGGTGGGCCCGGTGGCGGCGGGATGATGCAGCCGGGCGGCCGGCACCAGGGCGGCCAGGGGATGGTGCCCGGTCAGGGGCAGGGCCAGTTGCGTGGTCAGGGCGGCGGTATGCCCGGTGGTGGCATGAGCCAGGGCGGTGGCATGGGCCGGCCAGGCGGCCAGGGCCAGGGTGCCCAGGGCCAGAACCAGGGCGGCGGTCGCGGTGGCGGGATGGGCGGTCTGCTCAACGGCGCCCAGGTCGACGCGGCCACCACCGCCAAGCTGAAGGAGAACGCCTCCGCGTACACCTGGGCAGCGGCCACTGTCGGCGCCCAGAACGCGGCCAGCTACCAGCTCGCCGCCGAGGAGGCGGTGATGCCGATCGGTGGCTTCAACGGCACCGACCCGTCGCCGACCCTCGCGCAGTTCAAGCAGTACGTCGCCGCCGGGAAGATCCACTACTTCATCGCGGGCAGCGGCGGTATGGGCGACGGGGGCCGGGGCGGAGAAAGCGGCAGCAGCAGCGAGGTCTCCACCTGGGTCCAGGAGAACTTCTCCCAGGTCACGGTGGGCGACACCACCCTCTACGACCTGACCGCCAGAAAATAG
- a CDS encoding amidohydrolase family protein has translation MCAPNSGVGGVGGGRDSGGFEDETAAVRDFRERLGLPGLVDVHTHFMPKRVLDKVWAYFDSAGPLTGLEWSITYREEEDRRVALLRGFGVRAFTSMLYPHKPGMAEWLNGWAADFAARTPGCLHTATLYPEPGVERYVREAVVSGARVFKSHLQVGDYDANDPLLDPVWGLLAEARIPVVMHCGSGPAPGKYTGPEPIGRLLGRHPGLPLIVAHMGMPEYTDFLDLAERYGQVRLDTTMAFTDFSERLRPFPVDERGRLADLGERVLLGSDFPNIPYPYLHQLEALERLAGRLGLGDDWLRAVCYENGARLFH, from the coding sequence ATGTGCGCGCCGAATAGCGGTGTCGGGGGAGTCGGGGGCGGCAGGGACTCCGGAGGATTCGAGGACGAGACCGCGGCCGTTCGGGACTTCCGGGAGCGGCTCGGGCTGCCCGGGCTCGTGGACGTCCACACGCACTTCATGCCCAAGCGGGTGCTGGACAAGGTGTGGGCGTACTTCGACTCCGCCGGACCACTGACCGGCCTTGAATGGTCCATCACCTATCGCGAGGAGGAGGACCGGCGGGTCGCCTTGCTGAGGGGGTTCGGGGTGCGGGCATTCACCTCGATGCTCTATCCGCACAAACCCGGCATGGCCGAGTGGCTCAACGGCTGGGCCGCGGACTTCGCCGCCCGCACCCCTGGCTGCCTGCACACGGCGACGCTCTATCCCGAGCCGGGAGTGGAGCGCTATGTCCGTGAGGCGGTCGTGAGCGGAGCGCGGGTCTTCAAGTCCCATCTCCAGGTGGGGGATTACGACGCCAACGATCCGCTGCTCGATCCGGTGTGGGGGCTGCTCGCCGAGGCACGGATCCCGGTGGTGATGCACTGCGGGTCCGGTCCGGCTCCCGGCAAGTACACGGGGCCCGAGCCGATCGGGCGGCTGCTCGGGCGCCATCCGGGGCTGCCGCTGATCGTGGCGCACATGGGGATGCCCGAGTACACCGACTTCCTGGACCTGGCGGAGCGCTACGGACAGGTCCGTCTCGACACGACGATGGCGTTCACGGACTTCAGCGAGCGCCTCAGGCCGTTTCCGGTCGACGAGCGCGGGCGGCTCGCGGATCTGGGGGAGCGGGTGCTGCTCGGTTCGGACTTCCCCAACATCCCGTATCCGTATCTGCACCAGCTGGAGGCGCTGGAGCGGCTGGCGGGACGGCTGGGGCTCGGCGACGACTGGCTGCGAGCGGTCTGCTACGAGAATGGAGCACGGCTGTTCCATTGA
- a CDS encoding ATP-binding protein, giving the protein MRRPGRWTLRTRLVVSALALIAVATAVIGTVTTVALRSHLYQQRDRQVHDFALRAGGPPQGARGGAPPLGKPLNFVTSGGAPIGAIGAQVDSKGQIVDGVVSVQKQNAGRPKLDDRELSAAELAALAGVPRDRESHTVEIPGLGDYLVEYGEGERGDFLVGVPLADAQSTVSTLIVVELCVTGAGLIAAALAGSSLVGVALRPLRRVAATATRVSELPLHKGEVALHERVPDAEADPRTEVGQVGAALNRMLDHVHSALDARQVSETRVRQFVADASHELRTPLASIRGYAELPRRSREETGPDTRQALRRIESEAERMTGLVEDLLLLARLDAGRPLSYEETDLTMLVVDAVSDARAAGRDHNWRLALPDEPVKVSGDGARLHQVLVNLLANARTHTPPGTTVTACVRPLGGGRAVALEVWDDGPGIPDKLLPHVFERFARGDVSRSRAADGPTSTGLGLAIVQAVVSAHRGTVSVESVPGSTVFTVRLPCEQSPPPTPA; this is encoded by the coding sequence ATGCGCAGGCCTGGACGGTGGACCCTGCGGACCCGGCTGGTCGTGTCAGCACTCGCGTTGATCGCGGTCGCGACCGCGGTGATCGGCACGGTCACCACCGTCGCCCTGCGTAGCCATCTGTACCAGCAGCGGGACCGGCAGGTGCACGACTTCGCGCTGCGCGCGGGCGGTCCCCCGCAGGGCGCGCGGGGCGGGGCGCCGCCGCTCGGGAAGCCGCTCAACTTTGTGACCAGCGGTGGAGCGCCGATCGGCGCCATCGGGGCGCAGGTGGACAGCAAAGGCCAGATCGTCGACGGTGTGGTCTCGGTCCAGAAGCAGAACGCCGGCCGACCGAAACTCGACGACCGTGAGCTGTCGGCCGCCGAACTCGCCGCGCTGGCGGGAGTTCCCCGCGACCGTGAATCGCACACCGTGGAGATCCCGGGGCTCGGCGACTACCTCGTGGAGTACGGCGAGGGCGAGCGCGGCGACTTCCTGGTGGGCGTACCGCTCGCCGATGCGCAGAGCACCGTCAGCACGCTCATCGTCGTCGAGTTGTGTGTGACCGGAGCCGGCCTCATCGCCGCGGCCCTGGCGGGCAGTTCCCTGGTGGGCGTCGCACTCAGGCCGCTGCGCCGGGTCGCAGCCACCGCCACCCGTGTCTCCGAACTTCCCCTGCACAAGGGTGAGGTGGCACTGCACGAGCGTGTCCCGGACGCGGAAGCCGATCCGCGTACCGAGGTCGGGCAGGTCGGCGCCGCACTCAACCGGATGCTCGACCATGTCCATTCCGCCCTGGACGCCCGCCAGGTGAGCGAGACCCGTGTGCGGCAGTTCGTCGCGGACGCCAGCCATGAACTGCGCACCCCGCTGGCCTCGATCCGCGGCTATGCCGAACTCCCGCGCCGCAGCCGCGAGGAGACCGGTCCCGACACCCGGCAGGCGCTGCGGCGGATCGAGTCCGAGGCCGAGCGGATGACCGGTCTGGTGGAGGATCTGCTGCTGCTGGCCAGGTTGGACGCCGGGCGCCCGCTCTCGTACGAGGAGACCGACCTCACCATGCTCGTCGTGGACGCGGTGAGCGACGCCCGGGCGGCCGGCCGGGACCACAACTGGCGGCTTGCGCTGCCCGATGAGCCGGTGAAGGTCTCCGGCGACGGCGCCAGACTGCACCAGGTGCTGGTCAATCTGCTGGCCAACGCGCGTACCCACACCCCACCGGGCACCACGGTCACCGCCTGCGTACGCCCGCTCGGCGGGGGACGGGCGGTCGCCCTGGAGGTTTGGGACGACGGGCCCGGAATCCCGGACAAGCTGCTCCCCCATGTCTTCGAGCGCTTCGCCCGCGGCGACGTCTCCCGGTCACGGGCGGCGGACGGTCCGACCTCCACCGGACTGGGTCTCGCGATCGTGCAGGCCGTGGTGTCCGCGCACCGTGGCACGGTCTCGGTGGAGAGCGTGCCGGGGAGCACGGTGTTCACGGTCCGACTGCCGTGCGAGCAGTCGCCGCCGCCGACGCCTGCGTAG
- a CDS encoding response regulator transcription factor, whose product MTTTSQGRAEMRRPDGGPVRVLVVDDETSLTELLSMALRYEGWEVCSAGDGASAMTTARSFRPDAVVLDMMLPDMDGLAVLGKLRRELPEVPVLFLTAKDAVEDRIAGLTAGGDDYVTKPFSLEEVVARLRGLIRRSGAATARSESMLVVGDLVLDEDSHEVTRDGVGIHLTATEFELLRYLMRNPRRVLSKAQILDRVWSYDFGGQANVVELYISYLRRKIDAGRTPMIHTRRGAGYLIKPGE is encoded by the coding sequence ATGACGACGACCTCTCAGGGACGTGCCGAAATGCGCAGGCCGGACGGTGGCCCCGTCCGGGTGCTCGTCGTGGACGACGAGACCTCGCTCACCGAGCTGCTCTCCATGGCCCTGCGCTACGAAGGGTGGGAGGTGTGCAGCGCCGGCGACGGCGCGAGTGCGATGACCACGGCGCGTTCCTTCCGGCCCGACGCCGTGGTCCTGGACATGATGCTCCCGGACATGGACGGGCTTGCCGTGCTCGGCAAGCTGCGCCGGGAGCTGCCCGAAGTGCCCGTGCTGTTCCTCACGGCGAAGGACGCCGTCGAGGACCGGATCGCGGGTCTGACCGCGGGCGGTGACGACTATGTCACCAAGCCGTTCAGCCTGGAGGAGGTCGTGGCGCGGCTGCGCGGGCTGATCCGGCGGTCGGGGGCGGCCACCGCGCGCAGCGAGTCGATGCTCGTGGTCGGCGATCTCGTCCTCGACGAGGACAGCCACGAGGTGACCAGGGACGGCGTGGGCATCCACCTCACCGCCACCGAGTTCGAGCTGCTGCGCTATCTCATGCGCAATCCGCGCCGGGTGCTCAGCAAGGCGCAGATCCTCGACCGGGTGTGGTCGTACGACTTCGGTGGGCAGGCCAATGTCGTCGAGCTCTACATCTCCTACCTCCGGCGCAAGATCGACGCCGGTCGTACACCGATGATCCACACCCGGCGGGGCGCGGGCTACCTGATCAAACCGGGAGAGTGA
- a CDS encoding DUF2797 domain-containing protein has product MDRMGGDTGGRWRFRGMGWDWEAAVPVLRWGRGAERRDGGLGYGRELGFRAVGARECQGARGNACPLGAVVPGRSTGGLCPECARLDRAHSVAADTIADDPRPYRVYLAWFGPGLVKVGITAEERGSARLLEQGAVVFGWLGRGPLMAARRTEELLRAALGVPDRIPYAQKRAVRALLPSTVRERAAELDALHARAVVLDALPEALERVPFRPADQVAVFGLDGAPVASAAVRELVEGGTVAGRLVAAAGPDLHLAGADGRIIVVDTRVMAGWELVAADPRDAVTVPLEELPRGVQDGLF; this is encoded by the coding sequence ATGGACCGCATGGGTGGTGACACAGGCGGCCGGTGGCGGTTCCGCGGGATGGGCTGGGACTGGGAGGCGGCCGTGCCCGTGCTGCGGTGGGGGCGGGGTGCCGAGCGGCGTGACGGCGGCCTCGGGTACGGGCGGGAGCTCGGGTTCCGGGCCGTCGGGGCGCGGGAGTGCCAGGGAGCTCGGGGGAACGCCTGTCCGCTCGGGGCCGTGGTGCCGGGACGCAGCACGGGAGGGTTGTGCCCGGAGTGCGCGCGGCTGGACCGGGCGCACTCGGTGGCCGCCGACACGATCGCCGACGATCCGCGGCCGTACCGCGTGTATCTGGCGTGGTTCGGGCCAGGTCTGGTGAAGGTGGGGATCACCGCGGAGGAGCGGGGCAGCGCGCGGCTGTTGGAGCAGGGGGCGGTGGTGTTCGGCTGGCTGGGGCGGGGGCCGCTGATGGCGGCGCGGCGTACGGAGGAACTGCTGCGGGCGGCGCTCGGGGTGCCGGACCGGATTCCGTACGCGCAGAAGCGTGCGGTGCGTGCCCTCCTGCCGTCCACGGTGCGGGAGCGGGCGGCGGAGCTCGATGCGCTGCACGCGCGTGCCGTCGTCCTCGATGCACTGCCCGAGGCGCTGGAGCGAGTGCCGTTCCGGCCGGCCGACCAGGTGGCCGTTTTCGGGCTCGACGGTGCCCCGGTGGCTTCGGCCGCCGTACGGGAGTTGGTGGAGGGCGGGACGGTCGCCGGGCGGCTGGTGGCCGCAGCCGGGCCCGATCTGCATCTGGCCGGTGCCGACGGGCGGATCATCGTGGTGGACACCCGGGTGATGGCCGGGTGGGAGCTGGTGGCGGCCGATCCGCGCGACGCCGTCACCGTCCCGCTGGAGGAACTGCCGCGGGGGGTGCAGGACGGGCTTTTCTGA